A window of the Eleutherodactylus coqui strain aEleCoq1 chromosome 8, aEleCoq1.hap1, whole genome shotgun sequence genome harbors these coding sequences:
- the GNG13 gene encoding guanine nucleotide-binding protein G(I)/G(S)/G(O) subunit gamma-13 produces the protein MDEMDVPQMKKEVESLKYQLAYKREMSSKSIPELLKWIEEGVPNDPFLNPELMKNNPWVERGKCSIL, from the exons ATGGATGAGATGGACGTTCCCCAGATGAAGAAGGAGGTGGAGAGCTTGAAGTACCAGCTGGCCTATAAGAGAGAGATGTCTTCTAAGTCCATACCTGA GTTATTGAAGTGGATAGAAGAGGGGGTGCCCAACGATCCATTCCTGAACCCTGAACTGATGAAGAATAACCCCTGGGTGGAGAGAGGAAAGTGCAGCATCCTGTGA